The window GAACATCTTGACGATACAGTGAGCATGAACGAAAAATTGGCTCGTACTGACGCCCGCGTGTCCGCATCCTAAGTGCGATTTGCGCGGCCGTGCGGTTCAACTTCGTGCAAGGCGACCCCTCGCGAAATAGCGGTATGTCGCTGGCGGAGCCGTAGAGCAGTGTCTAGCGCTCCCAGCGTGTCTCGGTAGCGAGATACTCCCATATGACAGTTTTCACCGTCACGGCGTCGGACCAGTCTATCGAATATCGGTAGCGACCGGGCTCGACCGTAATCCAGCCGCCGATCATCGCTTCGTCGTCGAGCAGTTGGATGGTCATACGACTTCCGACTTCTGGCCAGACAGAAAGTTCTGCGCCCGTACCAGCGGTCTCGAAGGCGTCGCGCTGCTCTCGACTCAACTGCTCCAGCGGTATGAATGCAACGTGATCAGGCGCTTCAAGGAGTGGCTCACCGATCTCGTGATAGGCGTGGCCCCGAGCGTTCTTTACAATGACGCGCCGTACCTTGTCGGTGTCGGGAAAGAGGGTGAACGGCTGGAGGTTTTCGAACAAAAGAAGCTGTCCGTCCGGCCTTCTCTTCAGCGAGCGGACTACGTGCCGGTTACTCCGAAGAATGGTTGCCGCTTCAGGATGTTTCGTTGAATCCGGATAGAGGCTTCCAACCATAACAGCGTGAAGCACGCAGAGAAGGTAGTTCTCGTCTGGCGAGAAGCTGGAATTGCAGCGGCGACAGACGATAACCTGTGGCAGATAGTCCATTTCATCTCCCGCGCCGCTGTCATAGTCGGCGCCCCGTTCTCGAAGTGTCTTCGTCAGGAGAGACTTGGTCGGAACATGGTCGCGATTGCTTTGGATGTCGGCAATCACCGCGCCGCAGTGTATGCACCACGCCTTCAGCCGATCGTCAGTGAAATCCTCAATTTCCCGCACCCCGCCGAATCTTTCGCTAGTGTTGTCGGTCTTCGCAGTGGGCGATCACCTGAACGAAGATAAGGATTCTACGCGCAACCCGCAAAAGCTGCTAGTCCGCTACTGGGCAGCCGAGTCTGCCACTGGAACATTTGAGATATGAGGCTTCGGCTAACAACGGGGTCGGCGGTTCGAATCTATTCAAGGCGTTCACTTCTAACGGCCCAAAAGCGCCACTGCGGCGATTGCTGGTTTAAGAGCGGACCCGCGCGCCGGGGGCTGTCGGTCCCGATTTCCGGCGTTGCCGTCGCTATGCTAAATCTCCTGCGGCAACCCTTTTAACCGGTCTTGCGGGAGGCGAACGGCTTTCGCAGTTCCTGCTACAGCTGGTATGCCCTTTCCTGTTTTGGACGCTTCCGCGAAACGACCCAAGAGCTGTCACTGCGTGAAACTGCGCGATTGCAAACCCTGCTTGCCAGGCTGGTTGAAATCGCACCCCACCAACAAGGTTGATCTGCCGATCGTGCCGTGTTTTGAAGTAGGAAAATTGGCGGCGGGGCTTTGACAACGGGAATGGCAGAACAGTTCGACATGTTTTCGGAGCAGGCTGCGCGCGATCCGATGGTCACGCGTGGCACCTCCAAATCCACCAATGTCGAAAAGCATGCCATCCCGATGAGTGAAGAGGACATGGTCCGTCATCTGTCGGAGACAGGTCGATATCGAATCCTGCAGAAACTCATGCCGCGGGCGATTGCGCCATTCCCGCGTCCGGAATACCCCCTCAAGGGCATCATTCTCGACACCGAGACCACGGGCCTGAATGCTCGCAAGGATGAGATCATCGAGATTGGCGTGATCGCTTTCACCTTCGATGCGACAGGAAGTATCGGTGACGTGACCGGCATCTATGGTGGGCTTCAACAGCCGAGCGTTTCCATTCCCACTGAGATCACCAGGCTCACCGGGATCACAGATGATATGGTGGCCGGGCAGACAATCGATATGGCTGCGTTGCAGGCGCTGATTGAACCGGCTGCTCTGCTGATCGCCCACAATGCCGGTTTCGACCGGCCATTCTGCGAGGCATTTTCTCAGCTGTTTTCCGGCAAGGCCTGGGCTTGCTCCAACTCCGAGATCGACTGGTCGTTGCGGGGATATGAAGGCACCAAGCTCGGATACCTGATCGGGCAAGCAGGATATTTTCATGAAGGTCATCGCGCTGTCGATGATTGTTTCGCGCTCTTGCAAGTTCTCGCCCGGCAAGACGATGGATCTGCGTTCTCCGCTTTTGCCGAACTCTATGAGGCAAGCCAGAGGTCGCGTGTCCGGATTTTCGCGGAGAACAGCCCCTTCGACATGAAGGATCATCTCAAGGCCCGAGGCTACCGGTGGTCCGACGGAAGCGATGGCCGCCCGAAGTCCTGGTGGATCGAGGTGGGTGAAGATGCGCTTGACGATGAACTCCGCTATCTCAGAGCCGAAATCTACCGCTATCCAGACGCCGATCCACCACTCAAACGCCTCACTGCCTTCGACCGGTTCCGGGCCTGATAGCCCCTTCAGCCCAGCCCTGATTTGACCCATGCTTTGCGCGCATGGCGGACCTGAGACCTTGTGCCTTATCGATGGGCGTCCAAGGGCCCATATTCCAATCATCGAAACGGCGTTGGAACCGAAGCAAGGTTGCTGGCGTCAAGAGACCTCACGAAAGGGGATCATCATGAACGTAGCACGCTCTTTCAATAGCTGGCGCAAGTATCGTCAGACGGTTACCGAACTCGGCCGCATGAGCTCGCGCGAACTGCAGGATCTCGGTATCGATCGAGCCGACATCCACAGCGTCGCTCGCCAGTCGGTCGCTCGTTAAGCGACTTTTTCCTGCCCATGCCTATTGAATCTACGCCCGCTGATGACGCGGGCGTTTCTGTGTCTGGCCGCCGCTAGGCGCTGTGCTGGAGATCGCTCTTATCAGAATTATGTCGTGCATTTTTCGCATAGCTGCACTGCAGCAAAGTCTATTTAATGTGCGGAGAGAATGGGTATCTTGGTTTCATCGAAGCGATGCACCTCCTCCCGCAGAGCTTCGAATTCAGACGGCCCACTCCTCCTCCCAAGGGGCGTCTGTCGGAACAGCGGCACTCCTCCTCCCAGCCGTTGTTCGGTTCTTTTCGGAAAGCCTGCCGCACCTCCTCCCGCGGCAGGCTTTTTCGTTTTCAGGGCCGTCGCATTAGAGCCCGAGAGCGAGTTGCGGTTCTTGACCGCTCACTTCCGTGTTGAGCGATGACAGGGTGATCCCGAGGAGCCGCACCGGACGTTTGAACGGGAACACCGAGGCGAGCAGGGTCTCAGCATTCTCCAGGACCATGTCGATGTCTGACACGGATCCCGACACGGTCCTGCTGCGGGTCGCCTGACTGAAATCCGAATATTTGATTTTGACAGTCACGGTCTTCCCCGTGATGTCGTGCGCCTCGCAATAGCGCCAGACCTTCTCGGCCAGGGGCCGCAGCTCGGCTTTGGCCAGATCGAGATCGTCGATGTCCTCAACGAACGTGTCTTCGGCGCCAACCGATTTGCGGATGCGATCAGGTCTGACTTGCCGTTCGTCGATCCCACGGGCAATGCCGTAGAAATACGGGCCGGACTTGCCAAAATGCTGCTGAAGGAAGGCGAGGGACTTCGACTTGAGATCAAGCCCGGTCTCTATGCCATGCCGTTTCATTCGCTCGGCCGTGGCCGGCCCCACGCCATGGAATTTCTTGACGGGGAGGGCTTCTACGAAACCCGGGCCGTTCTTTGGCGTAATGACAGCCTGGCCATTTGGCTTGTTCAGGTCGCTAGCCATCTTGGCCAGGAACTTGTTGTAGGAGATGCCAGCAGAGGCATTGAGGCCCGTGACCGCCTTGATCTTCGTACGGATCTCCAGTGCTATATCGGTGGCGATTTCCATGCCCTTCAGGTTCTCGGTGACATCAAGATAGGCTTCGTCGAGCGACAGCGGCTCGATCAGCGGCGTGTACTCTGCAAAAATCTCCCTGATCTGCTGGGAGACCTGTCGATAGACCTCGAAGCGCGGCGGCACAAAAATCAGATCCGGACATTTCCGTTTGGCCGTGACCGACGGCATGGCGGAATGCACGCCAAAGGTTCTGGCCTCGTAACTTGCTGCTGCCACCACACCGCGTGCCGCCGATCCGCCGACGGCCAATGGTAGCCCACGTAGCTCCGGGTTGTCTCGCTGCTCGACCGAGGCATAAAAGGCATCCATGTCGACATGGATGATTTTGCGCACGGGTTGCACGCCACTCATTCCGTCAGTTTCCAGACGGTAAGCCGGCATTTCGTGAACGGGCATCTGACTGCTCTGGTCTTGCTGGGTGGTGGTGATCAAAGCAACAGACCTTCCTCGTCCGGCTTCGGTTTGGCCTGTGGCGGAACGATCACCAGCATGTTGCCCGGGAGCGGCCGCTGTAGGTGGCGGGCTTCATCCCACGGTGCTGTCAGCCAGGTCTCGACTTCTTCAGGCGTGGTCAGGATGGAGGGCATGGCCTTTTGATGAATTGGCGAGACGATTTCGTTGGGTGAGGTCGTCAAAAAACCGAACAGTTCGTATTCCTGTTCGCCATCCCTGACCTTCCGCACGCCTTTCCAGGGCGTCCAGAAGCCCGCGAAAAACATCAGCGGCCGATCTTCATTGCCGGCGAACCAGGCGTTCGGTACGCGCCCGCCCTCCACCTTGCTGGCTGGGTCGGGCTCGGCAAAAGACGTGAACGGAACGACGCAGCGGCTGGTCGGCCCGAGCCAGCGCCGCCAGTGCGGCGAACTCACATTGCGGATATTGGTGACGCCGGGATCGTAATTTTTCACATAGGCTGGTGGCGATGGCATTCCCCAGGTCGCGCGGGCAATTTCGCGCTGTCCGTCCTCGGCGACGCGGACGATCGGCGCCTGATAGCCTGGATAAACATCGAAGGAGGCTTCATTCCAGCCGGCTCTATCCCGGAACGCCTTTGTAAACTGCAGAACCGCGTCACGCGTGGTCGTCACATTATAGAGATTACACACTACCCGTCCTCCTATTCAATGCGGCTCAAGGCGAAGTTTCCGGCCCTTTCGGAACGCAATCAAGCTTTGAAAGCTCCAGCGATCACCTGGGCTTGCAGCTCAAAAGCCAAGGCCGCCTCCAGCAGACAGGGAAATCCCGTCCCGCATCTATCCTACCCGTCAGAGCAGTGCATCTTATCGCAACCCATCGCCATGCGACGGCGCAGATCTACGAAACGCATGCTGGCGCCAAACTGTTTCACCAGCGCCTTGCGATCAAGCTCGCCCT of the Rhizobium leguminosarum genome contains:
- a CDS encoding 3'-5' exonuclease, which encodes MAEQFDMFSEQAARDPMVTRGTSKSTNVEKHAIPMSEEDMVRHLSETGRYRILQKLMPRAIAPFPRPEYPLKGIILDTETTGLNARKDEIIEIGVIAFTFDATGSIGDVTGIYGGLQQPSVSIPTEITRLTGITDDMVAGQTIDMAALQALIEPAALLIAHNAGFDRPFCEAFSQLFSGKAWACSNSEIDWSLRGYEGTKLGYLIGQAGYFHEGHRAVDDCFALLQVLARQDDGSAFSAFAELYEASQRSRVRIFAENSPFDMKDHLKARGYRWSDGSDGRPKSWWIEVGEDALDDELRYLRAEIYRYPDADPPLKRLTAFDRFRA
- a CDS encoding DUF1127 domain-containing protein, with amino-acid sequence MNVARSFNSWRKYRQTVTELGRMSSRELQDLGIDRADIHSVARQSVAR
- the dinB gene encoding DNA polymerase IV, with amino-acid sequence MPAYRLETDGMSGVQPVRKIIHVDMDAFYASVEQRDNPELRGLPLAVGGSAARGVVAAASYEARTFGVHSAMPSVTAKRKCPDLIFVPPRFEVYRQVSQQIREIFAEYTPLIEPLSLDEAYLDVTENLKGMEIATDIALEIRTKIKAVTGLNASAGISYNKFLAKMASDLNKPNGQAVITPKNGPGFVEALPVKKFHGVGPATAERMKRHGIETGLDLKSKSLAFLQQHFGKSGPYFYGIARGIDERQVRPDRIRKSVGAEDTFVEDIDDLDLAKAELRPLAEKVWRYCEAHDITGKTVTVKIKYSDFSQATRSRTVSGSVSDIDMVLENAETLLASVFPFKRPVRLLGITLSSLNTEVSGQEPQLALGL
- a CDS encoding SOS response-associated peptidase; translation: MCNLYNVTTTRDAVLQFTKAFRDRAGWNEASFDVYPGYQAPIVRVAEDGQREIARATWGMPSPPAYVKNYDPGVTNIRNVSSPHWRRWLGPTSRCVVPFTSFAEPDPASKVEGGRVPNAWFAGNEDRPLMFFAGFWTPWKGVRKVRDGEQEYELFGFLTTSPNEIVSPIHQKAMPSILTTPEEVETWLTAPWDEARHLQRPLPGNMLVIVPPQAKPKPDEEGLLL